One part of the Tenacibaculum sp. 190130A14a genome encodes these proteins:
- a CDS encoding DUF2141 domain-containing protein: MKIVTHILIIAFLFVIEVVNAQEYRITATVINVTSDNGKVSYALYDKENYMKQPIQAKKSSIENGKSTVVFENVPLGEYAVICFHDKNDNNKMDFEPSGMPMEDYGASNNVMRMGPPMYEDSKFSVTDKDVSLEIKF, encoded by the coding sequence ATGAAAATCGTAACACACATTTTAATAATAGCATTTCTATTTGTTATAGAAGTTGTAAATGCACAAGAGTATCGTATAACAGCGACAGTTATTAATGTTACTTCAGATAACGGGAAAGTTAGCTATGCGCTATATGATAAAGAGAATTATATGAAACAACCTATTCAAGCTAAAAAATCTAGTATTGAAAATGGTAAGAGTACTGTAGTTTTTGAAAATGTACCATTAGGGGAGTATGCAGTAATTTGCTTTCACGATAAAAATGATAATAACAAAATGGATTTTGAGCCGAGTGGTATGCCAATGGAAGATTATGGAGCTTCAAATAATGTAATGAGAATGGGACCACCGATGTATGAAGACTCAAAATTTTCGGTAACAGATAAAGATGTATCTTTAGAAATCAAATTTTAA